From the genome of candidate division WOR-3 bacterium:
TGTTCTGGATGATGAGGACCGCGACCACAATGGTTCATGGAACGAAAGCAGTGAGGATACCGGATATGATGGTGTCTTTGGTGTTGATGAGGAGAACGTGGCCGGCGATGACGCAAATGATGACTATACCGAAAGTGACTATACCGGAGGTATAAATGGCAGTGAGAGTAATCATCTATGGAATACGGAAGATATCAACCGTAATGGAATTCTGAACGTCGACAACATTTATTACAGTTATGTAGTCAATCTGGATTCCACAGAATTCATGGTCGAAAATGCAGGTCTTCAGGAAGGTTGGACGATGTTTCGCATCCCGATCAAAGACACGATGGCTTTTGACACTGTATTGGGGCAACCGGATTGGCGTACCATCAGGTATGTACGTATCTGGCTGGAGAATTTCTCTTCTGCCGAAACACTTGAAATATATCGTCTTTTTGCCACGGGCAGCAGATGGAAGAATTATGGTGTCAATGGAGATCTTTCGACGTGGGACTCAACAGAAGTGTTTACACTGACCCCGGTCAACACCAGAACACACTCCTACTACGAGTCCCCCTTTGTTGAAGAACGTGATCCTCTGACCGGTCAGGTGAAGAGTGAGGGCGCGCTGGAATTGAGACTTGAGAATATCAGGGAGGGTCATACATGCATTGCGCACCGGCAGACCGACGCCAACGAGGACTATCGTGCATATGATACGCTGACCTTCTATCTGAACGCCCTGCATTCAAATCCGATCGTATCAATGCGTATCGGCAGCGATTCTGTAAATTATTATGAATATAAGACCGAATTCGATAATGGGGTAGCTGTGGCCGGTGGCAATGGCTGGCGTACGTTCACTGTTTCAACGGAGCATCTTCTTGACTTGAAGCAGATCACACAGGGCGAGGGTGTGGCGAGAGACTCTGAATATGCGGTCGTTGGCAACCCTTCGTTGTCGGTCAATCAATTTTTCGAAATCGCAATTACGAATCAGAATACTACTCCTTTGACCGATACAATATGGTTTAACGATATCAGATTAATCTCGCCACAAACTGAAATCGGACGTATCATCAGAGCAACAGGTTCACTGAATCTTGCCGATCTTGCTTCTGTGACGGTTTCTTTTGATGAATCAAATGGCCGTTTCAAACGTCTTTCGGAGTCCAAGACCATATCGACCAACAGTGCTGGCCGCAACTATGCAATAAATTCGAGCATTGCGCTTCACAAATTCTTACTCGAGAAATGGGGATTCAATATGCCCTTGGTCCTCAATTATAGGAATACTCTCCAGAAACCGCGTTTCTCATATTTCGCCGATGATTTAGAAATCACGGGTGATGAATTGGATAAACAGAAATCGACAAATATCGTTAACTCGTATACGATCAGTCTTTCAAAATCAGGTTCAAAAAACTGGCTCATCAAGAACACCCTGGATGCGTTGTCATTCGAGCATAGCCGTTCCAAGACGAATACCCATAACGCGCTCAATGTCGATACTTCAATCACCAAGAGTTACCGTGGGACATATCGGCTCGATCCGCGGGTGTCTTTCAAGCTGCTCGGGCAGGCATTTTCGGTTATGCCACAGAACATATCGTTCAACGTGTTGTATGCCGATAACCTTGTGCGCTACTATTATCGTCTAGACCCTGATGACACTTTGCGTTACTCGGCTTCAGGTTCGCAACACCGCAAGACCATGAACCCTAGTTTCAGCGTGGCCTATTCACCCCACCGAACATTGAGTACGAATTTTGATTTCACTCAGAACCGCGATTCGGTCTCAACACGCGGACAATTCGGCGAGGAAGTGGCCAGGAACCAGACGCTTAACGCAACATTCACGGAGGATTTCAAGCTTTTCAGGCCCAGGTTGAGTTTCAATGCCTCGTATAACGAAGACTATCGCTTCGAGATTCGCCAGGATGAAGACCTGCGGAATGTCTCGAATAGTGCTAGATACGGAGTCGATGGAACGGTGGATGTCCAGCGGATCGTCAAGTTCATTACACGCCTGCGGGACGAAACAAAAGACACGCTCCTCACGGTTGGGACACCGGCCTGGCTCGCCAAGCAGGTAGAATATTTCATTGAACGATTGCAGAATCCTTCGCTGAGCTGGTCGCGTCTGAAGAACTCCAACTACCTCAGTGTCAAGAGACGTCCTGATTTTGAATACCAGTTTGGCCTCGTGGATTCAATCCCATCCGATGATGTTTCGCCGAACAGTTATCCGGGCAGGGGCATGACCGATTCATACAAGGCAACATCAGGATTGAACCTGAACTTCATTACTCTGAACGGTGTCTATAACGAAAATATCAACAGGACGTACGCTTTTGGCAACATAGAGACACGTACGCATACTACGTCCTATCCAAATGCCAATGTGAGGGTGGCAAAACTTGAAGTCCTGCCGTTCCTGAAGAAATATACACATTCATCATCTATCAATATGATGTTCAACCAGACATTTGAACGTCGTTTCCAGGATACCGTCCTGCAGTCGGATTCGAAGAGTATTAGTTTTAGCCCCCTGGTCGGTTGGCAGGTGCAATGGGTGAAAGGAATTTCTTCGACAATAGACATCTCGTATTCGGAGACGGCGTCAAGAGATTATCAGGGTGCGTACATCGTGCCGTCAAAAACGCTGAACCGAGGTGCTTCAGTGAGTTTGGGCTATACATTCAGCGCGCCCAAAGGTCTCGGCCTACCGTTCCTAAAAGGCATTCGCTTCTCGTCCAACCTCGCGCTGAGCTTGGGACTCAGTTACAACCGAAGCACAAACTATTCTACAAACCTCACTGAGCCAATCTACGATTCGAGTGTTATGCAGGGCGATCTGGGTTTGTCCTACAACTTCTCCTCAAGCATCACGGGCGGTGCGAATTTTTCTTACTCGCAGAACAAAGAGAAGGTGCGCGATCAGGATACGAAAAGAGTTGGTGTTAACATATGGACGAACATAAATTTCTGATACGAGTTGCTCGCTGTCATCTGCTGTTGATTGGTTTGTTACAGGTTTTACCTCTCTTTTATGTTCATGCAAAGCATCCTTACGACCATTTCACCGCATTCTGTAGCATAGGTGAACGTGCGCCTGGGACTGCTGGTCATATCAGGGCGCGGGATTTCATTATCGGAAATTTGAAGAATCCGGAGGTCGATACATTCCGGGTGTTAGGCACAGATTACTTCAATATCTACAAGCGGTTTCTTGGAAATGGTCCCCGTATCGCTTTCGCCGCTCACTGGGATTCTGACGTAGGGTGTCCGGGTGCCAATGACGGTGGCTCGGGTGTGGCAATACTACTCAGCCTGGCCGATACTCTGGCAAAGGATCGGCCGGGACACGGTGTTGACCTTCTCTTCTTCGACGGTGAAGATGTGGAAGCGGCCGAACTACTTGGCTCAAAACACTTTGCCGCCAGTTGTATTGTCAACTATGACTACGTCATAGTGCTCGATATGGTCGGCGATAAGGACCTGCAGGTATTCCAGGAAGGTAATTCAAAGAAATTCTTTCCAGCCTTTGTGGATTCGATATGGGAGATAGGGCAGTTGCTTGCGCCGGACATCTTCATTCCGCTCGTGAAGTATTACATCGTCGACGACCATATTTCTCTCATTAAGTACGGCATCAGGTCGATCGATGTGATCGATTTTGATTATCCTTACTGGGATACGGCGGATGATACGGTGGATAAATGCAACCAGCAAAGTCTCGACACGATCTACCATTTTGTATTGCATCTGATTTACGAGCGTTCTGTATATTGATGAAAGGTATGAAAAAAAGCGAAATTATTGTTCTGTTACTTTTTATCGTTTCTCTGGTTGCCATTAATGTGTACAATTACTGCAGAAAAGAGAGATTGAAGGAAACTTACTCCGTACTCATCGAGCGCGGTAAGATCAAACTGGCGATCAATGATATTGGAGCTGGTGAATTAGAGAGTCTGCCAGGCATCGGTCGCGTCCTTGCCAGGCGTATAATCGATTACCGTGATCAGATCGGGAGATTCAAGTCCCTCGAGGAGCTAAAACAGGTCAATGGTATCGGAGATAAGCTATATCAGAAAGTCTATCCCTACCTGAAACTGTAACTGGCGCAAATCGACTTTCAGTGAACGCCGTGTTCGTTTGTGTGTATAGCTTTACATGCTGGCGAGAAATTCGTAAAGCGTGCGGACGCCAAACCCAGTCCCTCCGGGCGGTGTATAATCGCTCTCTTTGTCTGTAAGCTCTGTCCCAGCAACATCTATATGCAGCCATTTAGCTTTTTCCACAAAGGCTTTGAGGAATATTCCAGCGGTTATGGCCGAGGCATAACGACCGCCTGAATTTTTGAGATCGGCGACATCGCTCTTCAGCAATTCGACGTAGCCTTCATAAAGCGGCAAAGGCCACAGCGGTTCACCGGTTCGCTCGGAGACTCTGATTAGTTTATCGCTCATCGCTTTGTTGTTACCCATCAAACCGGCAATTTTTTCACCCAACGCGACCACACATCCTCCTGTCAGGGTCGCTATATCGATAATGAGCTTTGCCTTTTTCCTTTCAGCGTAGACGAGAGCATCGGCGAGAGTCAATCTGCCTTCGGCATCAGTACTGACGATTTCTACCGTCTTACCGTTCATTGCACGAACCACATCGCCCGGACGAAAGGCCGAGCCCGAGGGCATATTCTCGACTGCCGGAATGATCGTCATCAGGTTAGTGCTCGTGCCCAGCTTCGCAAGGGCGAGGGTAGTGCCAACAACCACGGCGCCACCTGCCATGTCGCTTTTCATCGCGCCCATTCCCCCTGATTGTTTTATGGATATTCCACCGGAATCAAATGTGACCGTCTTTCCGATCAATGTAACCAATGGTTTGCGTGCAGAAGCAATCCTTAAAACGATGAATCGGGGTTCATGTGAGCTGCCTTGTCCAACCGCCAGCAGGGCGCCCATGCCCATTTTCCGCATCGCGGTTTTGTCCAGGCACTGGCACTTTATTATCCCTCCGAGTCCCCAATCCCTTATCAGTTTCTGAATGGACTCGTGCATTTTCTCCGGCGTGAGGACGTTTGCCGGTTCATTGATCAGGTCGCGGGCGGCGTTTTGGGCATTGGCAAGGATTTGTCCCGACTTGATTGTACTCTTTATTTGCTTTGCATTTGATGGATCTTCCTCTGCGATCACAAAATCTTTTATCTGATGTCGATCTGAGGATTCCTTATACGCGCTGAAATTGTATAGTGCAAGGCATGTTCCTTCAACCAGTGACTGTGCCGCTCTCGATATATCCATGCCACCGATACCAGCGCCATGAACGACCGTTCCGATACGCTTAGCGTTGATTTTTCTTGCTTTTTTAGCCGCGGCTCCGGCTGCTCTTCTAATGGTCTCGTAAGTGAGTTCTTCTGGCTTGCCAATCCCGACGAGGATTATTTTCCTCGCGTGAAGTTTAGGGCATTCATGCAGTACCGTCACCTCACCAACCTGGCCGGTCAGTTCACGGTCTGTGATGAGTCTCGATATCAATCCTTTAAGTGTTTTATCCACGGCGCCTGTTGTGCCATGTGGTGATTTCTTACCTTCAAAAATACTGAGGATAATGGCATCACCTTTGAAATCAATAATTGATTTGGTAAGTATGCTTATTTTCATGCTCATAGTATACTGTAATCGACCGCAAAGTCAAGTCTGGAAAGCCCTGGCAAGAACATCAGGGTGAGGAAGGGTATGTTGACTTTGTTGGCTAAATATATATAATTTCACTATGAAATCAGCGAAAAAAGTAAAGGGATCCCGCGCGCCGAAACCAAAATTGTCGAAACGCGCGTATGCTATGCCTTTTTCTCCGATTCGCAAACTAACGCCATTGGCCGATGAAGCGAAAAAGAAGGGAATTCACGTATTCCACCTGAACATTGGTCAGCCGGACATTGAGACACCAATAGAGATGTTCGATGCAATCGCCAAATTCAGAGAGAAGGTGTTGAGTTATGGACCATCAGGCGGGTTACTCGATTTGCGGCTTGCCGTTGCGGATTACTATCGAAGGGTTGGCATCGATATCGATCTGGATAGTGTCTGGATCACGACCGGTGGTAGCGAAGCGATTCTGTTCACATTGATGTCCGTGTGTGACCCAGGAGATGAGGTCATTGTCTTTGAGCCCTTCTACACAAATTACAATGGACTGGCGACGATGGCCCAGGTCAAGCTTGTTCCTTTGACGACCAAGGTCGAAAACGGGTTCCATCTTCCCACACAATCGCGGATTGAGGCGAAGATCACGCGAAAGACACGGGCGATATTGATCAACACGCCGAATAACCCCACCGGAACCGTGCTGACCGAGGAGGAGATGTATATCCTGTACAAAATATGCAAGAAACACGGTCTCTTCCTGCTTTCGGATGAGGTTTACCGCGAATTTGTGTATGATGGACGTATCCAGATAAGCGCTTTGTCGCTGCCTGAAATACAGGACCAGGTTATTGTGCTCGATTCCATATCCAAGCGTTTTTCAGCCTGCGGTGCCCGCGTTGGTTGTATCATCAATCGCAGCAAGAAGGTAATGGATGAGATAATAAAATTCAATCAGGCAAGACTCTGTCCACCGACTATCGAGCAGGTGGGTGCGATTGCCGCCTACAGGAATTTTGACCAATACATTAAACCGGTAATCGTTGAGTATGAACATCGCAGGGATTTTCTTTTCAAAGGGTTACAGGGAATAAAGGGAGTCTACGGGCACAAACCAGAGGGTGCCTTCTATACGGTGTTGAGATTGCCTGTGAAGGATGCCGATAGGTTCTGCAACTGGTTACTTAGTGATTTTCACTATAAGAAGAAGACAGTGATGCTTGCCCCGGCGAATGGATTTTATTCTTCTGCTAACAAGGGAGTTAATGAGGTCCGCATTGCCTACGTGCTCAAAGAAGCTGATTTGAAAGATGCGCTTGACGTCCTCAACGTTGCCCTTGGATCTTACAAGGATTGATCCCTTTTAGATTTAGATGAATTTGCAGCTCCAACTGCGCAGGTTTGGCGTTTCTGCGTTAAGAATAATCCCTCTAAGTTTTGCTGACAGCATTGCCACCCTGCTCGGCTTTTTGTTCTATTGCATCTTGAAACAAAGGCGTCGTTACATTGAACACAATTTACGTCACATTTTTTTCGATAAGCCTGTTGAGCCTAAGCAATTCAACAGGTATGTCAGGAATACATTTGTGAACTATGGACGTCATATGGTCGACTTTCTCCGGCTTGGGTTCATGAGCGGGGAAGACTTTAGTGTCGAGATGATTGGTATCGAAAATGCCTTTGAGGCCTTAAAGCTGAACCGGGGCTGTGCTTTACTGACCCTGCATCTCGGTAACTGGGATTACGCAGGCGCCTACCTTGCAACGCGTGGCCTTCCGATTTCTGCACTGGTCGAAGACATCGACCCGGCTATGTTAGATCTATATACGGAACATCGCGAGCGAACTGGGATGAAGACTTTTCCTGTTTCGAGGTCGGCCTTCGCATTCGTCAATACGATCAGAAGCAACCGTATCATGGCAATACTCGGCGATCGTGACGTGGTGGGAAATGGCATCCCTGTGCCGTTCTTTTCGGGTGTGCGGAAGGTACCCAGGGGCCTTGGCGAGATAATTATCAAGAAGCAACTGCCGGTCGTGTTCGGTTACATGGTTTTTCATCCCCTCAGGAAGCGGCGCTACCTGGGGCTCATCGAGCCGCCGGTTTTTTTTGCTGGTGGGGTTGAGGAATTCAACAGACATATTGTGAGGAAATTTGAAGAATTTATCAGACTGTATCCTGACCAGTGGATTGTTTTTCACCCCGAATGGGTGGACGAGATGAGGGCATGAGCAAAATAGTGGTGAAGATAACAGGTGATTTTGTTCCACAGTATCAAAGCGAACAGGCGGCGGGTTGCGACCTTCACGCCTGTATAGCTGAGGATGTCGTGATAAAGCCACAGGAATATTGTACCATCCCGACCGGCATAAAAGTAGAAATTCCCGAAGGCTATGAGGCTCAGGTCAGGCCGAGAAGCGGCCTCGCGTCAGCTCACGGCATTGGCATTTTGAATACGCCGGGTACAATTGACGCTGACTACCGAGGCGAAATAAAGGTGATATTATTCAACTTTGGCAAAATGCCGTTCAGGATAAAGAACAGAGATCGCATTGCTCAATTGGTGTTCAACAAGATCGAGCATGTTTCGTTTGAAATAGTAGAGGATCTTGAGAGAACGGGAAGGCAGGAAGGTGGATTTGGCCACACCGGGAGGCAATGATTTGAGACCGGTTATGCTGAAATGCGACGATTCGGAAGGGGTGGATCGGTATCGATGAAGATATTGATGGTCACGGAGACATATTATCCCTTGATAGGCGGCATCCCCGATCATATCTCGCATCTTGCCGACGAGTTGCGGGAACGCGGACACGTGGTCAAAATCCTTACCGCTCGCTTCGGCTGGGATCATCAAGCAACCGACGAGGATATTGTAAGAATCGGGCGGGGGATACCGATTCGCGCCAATAAATCTTTTGCGCGGCTTACCCTTGGTTGGAGACCTTCGAATAAGGTGAAGCAGTTCCTGGAGGATTATCAACCCGATGTCATACACGTTCATGGTTCCCTGGCACCGATGTTACCGATTCTGGCTATCAGGCATTCAAAAGCAAAGACTATCGCCACATTTCATGCCGGGCATAGAAAATCAATTGGTTACATGCTCTTTCGACCACTGCTCATGCCTTATTTCAGGAAATTCGACCGTCTGGTTGCTGTTTCCAAGACAGCCGAATTTGCGATGAGCAAGTATTTCAGCGGTGATTACAAGATAATACCTAATGGTATCGATACGGATGGTTTCAATCCGAAAGGCCCGTTCATCGAGCAATTTGCGAATAACCGAAAAAAGATTTTGTACATGAACCGCCTCGAACCAAAAAAGGGATTACCGCATCTTTTGCGGGCTTTGTACCACATAAAGCGGGAGATCCCAGACGTTCTGCTCATAGTGGCTGGGTCAGGGCCGTTCGCCAAGTACTACAGGGATATGGTTGACGATACCATAATGGATAATGTAGTATTTGTTGGTAAGATTCCCGGGAGACCGGTTTCGTTAAGGGCGTCCTACTACCGAAGTTGTGATATATTCTGCGCACCATCCATCGGCCATGAGAGTTTCGGCATAGTACTTTTGGAGGCGATGGCTTGTGCAAAACCAGTAGTCGCCTCACACATTGATGGGTTCATACACGTGCTGGAACACGGAAAAGAAGGATTATTCTTCCCTTCGAAGGATGACAAGGCGCTGGCGGCGGCGACAATAAAGATTCTTAAAGACCCGGGCCTTGCAGAACAAATGGGTAAAGCAGGAAGGAAGAAAGCGCTGGCATACTCGTGGAGGAAAGTGGCCGTAGACGTTGAACATCTCTATGAGAGACTCAGAAGAAATGACACCGGGTGAACGCGATGATTCTTTTTGATAAAGCAAACATTTCTCGCAGTACTGCAATGGGGGTGCTGCATTAAGAGGGCGAATTTCTGGAATATACTGAAGGTTAGGGATTTCTCGATATTCACTTTTGCGCAGACCGTGAGTCAATTCGGGGACAAACTGGATTACATCGCCCTGGTAGCAATCATTGGTTTGTTCCCGAAGGAACAAGCGCCGCTGTTGCTTTCTCAGATGATGATATTCATAACGCTCCCTGTATTGATATTCGGGCCGATCGCGGGTATTCTTGTCGACCGCTGGCATAAAAAAACCGTTATGGTTATCTGTGACGCGCTGCGTACTGTTTGTGCAATTATGATCCCAATACTTTTTCTGGCCACGCGCAGTATCTATCCGGTTTTTGCTGCTGTGTTTTTCATGTTCCTACTCGCTTTGTTCTTCAACGCGGCACGTAGTGCTATCATACCTAACCTCGTGTCCAGGGAGCGTATTTTGACTGCGAATTCAGTTGTGAATTTTGTTTCGCGCGGTGCGACTTTCATGGGCATGCTCGTGGGTGGAATCATCGTTGATTGGCAGATATGGCATAAAGCGTTCGGCATAGCTGGCTGGACAGCGGCCTTTATTCTGGATAGTGTTACTTTTGCCGTATCAGCATTTCTTTTGTACATAATGAAGGTCAGATTGCCGGAAATTCCCAAGAAGGTTGAACACTTGAAACCCAGGGGATTTTTCATGTTGCTGAAAGGGGGATTGTCCAAGATGTGGCACGAGTTGGTATACGCTCTGAAGATGATTGTCCGTGAGAAGAATCTTGCGTTTGTAATGGCAACAATCGTATTGATGGTTATCGCGGGGAGTGCGATCTACATCCTGGTGATACCGACAGTACAGCAGGAGATGGCATGGGGCACCAGTGGCGTAGGTTTTCTGGCGGCAATCGGCGCCATTGGATTATTGCTCGGTGCATACCTG
Proteins encoded in this window:
- a CDS encoding M28 family peptidase codes for the protein MDEHKFLIRVARCHLLLIGLLQVLPLFYVHAKHPYDHFTAFCSIGERAPGTAGHIRARDFIIGNLKNPEVDTFRVLGTDYFNIYKRFLGNGPRIAFAAHWDSDVGCPGANDGGSGVAILLSLADTLAKDRPGHGVDLLFFDGEDVEAAELLGSKHFAASCIVNYDYVIVLDMVGDKDLQVFQEGNSKKFFPAFVDSIWEIGQLLAPDIFIPLVKYYIVDDHISLIKYGIRSIDVIDFDYPYWDTADDTVDKCNQQSLDTIYHFVLHLIYERSVY
- a CDS encoding helix-hairpin-helix domain-containing protein gives rise to the protein MKKSEIIVLLLFIVSLVAINVYNYCRKERLKETYSVLIERGKIKLAINDIGAGELESLPGIGRVLARRIIDYRDQIGRFKSLEELKQVNGIGDKLYQKVYPYLKL
- a CDS encoding leucyl aminopeptidase, producing MKISILTKSIIDFKGDAIILSIFEGKKSPHGTTGAVDKTLKGLISRLITDRELTGQVGEVTVLHECPKLHARKIILVGIGKPEELTYETIRRAAGAAAKKARKINAKRIGTVVHGAGIGGMDISRAAQSLVEGTCLALYNFSAYKESSDRHQIKDFVIAEEDPSNAKQIKSTIKSGQILANAQNAARDLINEPANVLTPEKMHESIQKLIRDWGLGGIIKCQCLDKTAMRKMGMGALLAVGQGSSHEPRFIVLRIASARKPLVTLIGKTVTFDSGGISIKQSGGMGAMKSDMAGGAVVVGTTLALAKLGTSTNLMTIIPAVENMPSGSAFRPGDVVRAMNGKTVEIVSTDAEGRLTLADALVYAERKKAKLIIDIATLTGGCVVALGEKIAGLMGNNKAMSDKLIRVSERTGEPLWPLPLYEGYVELLKSDVADLKNSGGRYASAITAGIFLKAFVEKAKWLHIDVAGTELTDKESDYTPPGGTGFGVRTLYEFLASM
- a CDS encoding pyridoxal phosphate-dependent aminotransferase — encoded protein: MKSAKKVKGSRAPKPKLSKRAYAMPFSPIRKLTPLADEAKKKGIHVFHLNIGQPDIETPIEMFDAIAKFREKVLSYGPSGGLLDLRLAVADYYRRVGIDIDLDSVWITTGGSEAILFTLMSVCDPGDEVIVFEPFYTNYNGLATMAQVKLVPLTTKVENGFHLPTQSRIEAKITRKTRAILINTPNNPTGTVLTEEEMYILYKICKKHGLFLLSDEVYREFVYDGRIQISALSLPEIQDQVIVLDSISKRFSACGARVGCIINRSKKVMDEIIKFNQARLCPPTIEQVGAIAAYRNFDQYIKPVIVEYEHRRDFLFKGLQGIKGVYGHKPEGAFYTVLRLPVKDADRFCNWLLSDFHYKKKTVMLAPANGFYSSANKGVNEVRIAYVLKEADLKDALDVLNVALGSYKD
- a CDS encoding lysophospholipid acyltransferase family protein, which codes for MNLQLQLRRFGVSALRIIPLSFADSIATLLGFLFYCILKQRRRYIEHNLRHIFFDKPVEPKQFNRYVRNTFVNYGRHMVDFLRLGFMSGEDFSVEMIGIENAFEALKLNRGCALLTLHLGNWDYAGAYLATRGLPISALVEDIDPAMLDLYTEHRERTGMKTFPVSRSAFAFVNTIRSNRIMAILGDRDVVGNGIPVPFFSGVRKVPRGLGEIIIKKQLPVVFGYMVFHPLRKRRYLGLIEPPVFFAGGVEEFNRHIVRKFEEFIRLYPDQWIVFHPEWVDEMRA
- the dut gene encoding dUTP diphosphatase, whose translation is MSKIVVKITGDFVPQYQSEQAAGCDLHACIAEDVVIKPQEYCTIPTGIKVEIPEGYEAQVRPRSGLASAHGIGILNTPGTIDADYRGEIKVILFNFGKMPFRIKNRDRIAQLVFNKIEHVSFEIVEDLERTGRQEGGFGHTGRQ
- a CDS encoding glycosyltransferase family 4 protein; amino-acid sequence: MKILMVTETYYPLIGGIPDHISHLADELRERGHVVKILTARFGWDHQATDEDIVRIGRGIPIRANKSFARLTLGWRPSNKVKQFLEDYQPDVIHVHGSLAPMLPILAIRHSKAKTIATFHAGHRKSIGYMLFRPLLMPYFRKFDRLVAVSKTAEFAMSKYFSGDYKIIPNGIDTDGFNPKGPFIEQFANNRKKILYMNRLEPKKGLPHLLRALYHIKREIPDVLLIVAGSGPFAKYYRDMVDDTIMDNVVFVGKIPGRPVSLRASYYRSCDIFCAPSIGHESFGIVLLEAMACAKPVVASHIDGFIHVLEHGKEGLFFPSKDDKALAAATIKILKDPGLAEQMGKAGRKKALAYSWRKVAVDVEHLYERLRRNDTG
- a CDS encoding MFS transporter, encoding MIKQTFLAVLQWGCCIKRANFWNILKVRDFSIFTFAQTVSQFGDKLDYIALVAIIGLFPKEQAPLLLSQMMIFITLPVLIFGPIAGILVDRWHKKTVMVICDALRTVCAIMIPILFLATRSIYPVFAAVFFMFLLALFFNAARSAIIPNLVSRERILTANSVVNFVSRGATFMGMLVGGIIVDWQIWHKAFGIAGWTAAFILDSVTFAVSAFLLYIMKVRLPEIPKKVEHLKPRGFFMLLKGGLSKMWHELVYALKMIVREKNLAFVMATIVLMVIAGSAIYILVIPTVQQEMAWGTSGVGFLAAIGAIGLLLGAYLTGIFGHHFDMKILMLASFIIIGGALLLFPILNSFLVFALVCFVCGTAISPVFIGQDTLIHHYADELVRGRIFSIRDWILNGLFAIGAALVGFLSAVINKDYLFVIFGICVASLATLGWLILARGKSNSVSQSHT